The Rouxiella sp. WC2420 region CAAGGCTAAAAACTCATCGAGATACCCCAGTTGCCAGATAATTTCCAGCGTCGAGGGATGAATGGTATCGCCACGAAAATCGCGCAAAAAGTCTGCATGCTTCTCCAGCACAGTAACGTTCACACCTTTAAGCGCCAACAGATAGCCGAGCATCAGTCCGGCCGGCCCGCCACCAACGATGCAACACGTTGTAGATAAAGGAGAAGGGGTGACGGTTGTGTTCATAGTCACAGGCATTCCTATTTTAGGGTTATTGGCGTTATCGTTTAGCAAAGCAATTTTTGATAATGATAATCATTCGATAAATGTTAAGTGTGGCTACTTTACTCCTCTCCGTCGGCACTTGCCAAGCTTTGCGCATTTACTGTGCATGATGGGGGTATTTTGCACAGCCTAGGCTCGCTAGTTAGTGCAAAAATGCTGCAGAAACAAATCTAATACATATGAAACATGCAGTTATAGAACTGGCAAGGCTTTTGCACGTATTCAGCAAAGTGGTCCATTGGTTGAGTTGTTGGACCAATTAATCAAACCGAATATTTCAGAGACAAAGGTGCCTATGGCTAACCTCGATAAAGGTCTGGATTTACTTAAACCTATAGCGCCGCAGCAAAGCGATACCCTGATCCTGGATGCCTTGACCCGTTACGTTGCGCAGTCAGGTACACTGGTCGGGCAACGTCTGCCACCAGAAAGAGTATTGGCGGAAGGTTTGGCGGTTAGTCGCAATACTGTGCGAGAGGCACTCAAACGCTGGGAAGCATTGGGGATTATTGTCCGCAAAAAGGGAAGTGGAACGTTTTTACATGCTGAAGTAAATGCAAATGATAGCTTCCTGTCACTGCGTTTCAAAAATGACTCGGCTACCATGTGGCATGCCCTCGAGGTGCGACGCATTATCGAATGCGAGTCTTCTGCACTTGCGGCGATACGTGCAACCACAGAAGACCTTGGCAATATCGAAC contains the following coding sequences:
- a CDS encoding FadR/GntR family transcriptional regulator, with the translated sequence MANLDKGLDLLKPIAPQQSDTLILDALTRYVAQSGTLVGQRLPPERVLAEGLAVSRNTVREALKRWEALGIIVRKKGSGTFLHAEVNANDSFLSLRFKNDSATMWHALEVRRIIECESSALAAIRATTEDLGNIEQKLDQMERVHLRQGSAGAEDWAFHSSIYQAANNPLLLQMVGGIIHLLHAFFESPPEQALFSDSFPLHRLLFDAIVRREPETARRISHEILNITERDMKEVINAARK